From a region of the Tachysurus fulvidraco isolate hzauxx_2018 chromosome 5, HZAU_PFXX_2.0, whole genome shotgun sequence genome:
- the oxtra gene encoding oxytocin receptor, which produces MEETLKEQYIWALNESWRNDSLGNDTDGANQTVNPLKRNEEVAKVEVTVLALVLFFALAGNLCVLLAIHTAKHGQSRMYYFMKHLSIADLVVAIFQVLPQLIWDITFRFYGPDLLCRLVKYLQIVGMFASTYMLVLMSIDRCLAICQPLRSLHKRKDRIYVVLSWVLSLLFSIPQVYIFSLREVGSGVYDCWGDFVQPWGAKAYITWISLTVYIIPVAILSICYGLISFKIWQNFKLKTRREQQVVTLSPTAARNGALLARVSSVRLISKAKITTVKMTFVIVLAYIVCWTPFFFVQMWSAWDPAAPREAMPFIISMLLASLNSCCNPWIYMCFAGHLFHDLKQNFLCCSAYYLKSSQCRYDLERNSSRKSNSSIYVMKSTSSQRSITQTSST; this is translated from the exons ATGGAGGAAACCCTTAAAGAACAATACATTTGGGCTCTAAACGAGTCATGGAGAAATGACAGCCTCGGTAACGACACGGATGGCGCCAATCAAACGGTGAATCCCCTGAAACGCAATGAGGAGGTGGCCAAAGTGGAGGTCACGGTGCTCGCCCTGGTCTTGTTCTTCGCCCTCGCGGGGAATTTGTGCGTTCTGCTCGCTATCCACACAGCCAAGCACGGCCAGTCGCGCATGTACTACTTCATGAAGCACCTGAGCATCGCTGACCTGGTGGTGGCAATCTTCCAGGTGCTGCCTCAGCTCATCTGGGACATCACATTCCGCTTTTATGGGCCTGATTTGCTGTGCAGACTTGTGAAGTACCTCCAAATAGTCGGCATGTTCGCCTCCACCTACATGCTCGTACTGATGTCCATAGATAGGTGTCTGGCCATCTGCCAGCCGCTGCGCTCTTTGCACAAACGGAAAGACCGCATCTACGTGGTTTTGTCCTGGGTGCTCAGTTTGCTGTTCAGCATCCCGCAGGTGTATATCTTCTCTCTACGGGAGGTCGGATCTGGAGTGTATGACTGCTGGGGAGATTTTGTGCAGCCTTGGGGCGCCAAAGCCTATATCACTTGGATCAGCCTTACAGTCTACATCATTCCTGTGGCTATCTTGAGCATTTGCTACGGTCTAATAAGCTTTAAAATCTGGCAGAACTTTAAATTGAAGACCAGGCGCGAGCAGCAGGTCGTCACTCTGAGCCCCACGGCCGCGCGAAACGGTGCGCTTTTGGCGCGCGTAAGCAGCGTCAGACTCATTTCCAAAGCCAAGATCACCACAGTCAAAATGACATTCGTCATCGTGCTGGCTTACATCGTATGCTGGACTCCGTTTTTCTTCGTACAGATGTGGTCGGCGTGGGATCCAGCTGCGCCCCGTGAGG CCATGCCCTTCATCATCTCCATGCTGTTGGCCAGTTTGAACAGCTGTTGTAACCCTTGGATCTACATGTGCTTTGCTGGACACCTGTTCCATGACCTGAAGCAGAACTTTCTGTGCTGTTCGGCTTACTACCTGAAGTCCTCTCAGTGCCGCTATGACCTGGAGCGCAACTCCAGCCGCAAGAGCAACTCCTCCATATACGTCATGAAGAGCACCAGCAGCCAGAGAAGCATTACCCAGACATCGTCCAcataa